A DNA window from Actinokineospora baliensis contains the following coding sequences:
- a CDS encoding DUF2867 domain-containing protein, protein MRLPDTAHTDRPWRIHEIAPDFHLEDVWALPTPGTTDDFPRLVRLAANRDSADTPSRAARALVAIRRTLGTWFGWDTPDSGVGTRVATLRDRLPADLLAAPAGPAFPNRPFTPVYLTDTEWAAEIANRTVHAVMHLSWVPDAAGGYRGQMAVLVKPNGTLGKAYMKAITPFRHLIVYPPLIRHFGQAWQSQP, encoded by the coding sequence ATGCGACTTCCCGACACGGCGCACACCGACCGGCCGTGGCGCATCCACGAGATCGCCCCCGACTTCCACCTCGAGGACGTCTGGGCACTACCCACCCCCGGCACCACCGACGACTTCCCCCGCCTGGTGCGCCTCGCCGCCAACCGCGACTCCGCCGACACCCCGTCGCGCGCGGCCCGCGCGCTGGTCGCGATCCGCCGCACCCTGGGCACGTGGTTCGGTTGGGACACCCCGGACTCCGGCGTCGGCACCCGGGTAGCGACCCTGCGGGACCGACTGCCCGCCGACCTGCTGGCCGCACCAGCGGGACCCGCGTTCCCCAACCGCCCCTTCACCCCCGTCTACTTGACCGACACCGAATGGGCGGCCGAGATCGCCAACCGAACGGTCCACGCCGTCATGCACCTGTCCTGGGTCCCCGACGCCGCAGGCGGCTACCGAGGCCAGATGGCCGTCCTGGTCAAACCCAACGGCACCCTCGGCAAGGCCTACATGAAAGCCATCACCCCCTTCCGCCACCTGATCGTCTACCCACCCCTGATCCGCCACTTCGGCCAGGCCTGGCAGTCCCAGCCCTAG
- a CDS encoding AAA family ATPase, whose translation MAAIPPVLGRTQVIARCQAALADGGGVLLHGPAGIGKSLLLDTLVAWSGADLVLRTCPAAADHDLPHVALYDLFAKVLPAAGLPPHLRAALDTALLRAAPAHPVDPLALRLAVVDLLRGLAERQSVLLVVDDAQWLDKASADVLEFAARRLAEHRVRVLVAERADGPPSVAGLSPSPLLEVEVTGIDAASVAELLRTRLVRPLSSATVGRVVAASGGNPFYALELGRALARHGGSIAVDEPLPVPGRLRELVIDRLAPLPESAWDVLRLVTVAVRPGLDLLPLGDPGLAAARAAGVLVADEDGTLRFSHPLLAEIIAAEATAGEWTSAHARMASLVTDPIERARHRALATPRPDAPIAAELVEAARLATTRGAPATAADLLRLAAHRTPAPGPRAERLLGAARAAAEAGLTAVAADLCRAVARIAAGATRAWARLLLFDLAGRDMVAFSGLLDEVAADSGDDPALRCALLLRRAELAAHIGRTADALAHLDHADALAARADDPTLVLRSLIMRIPFAAASGPDTETDLYRRLERHCTGLPLSEPVVFARVYLAVISLRRGSTGHAVEMLEQLRHETEAAGRIRDLIAVLYSLTSAYERAGRCADARRSALWGARLRVDVDQHPGIGLTMRAVAELNTGSLDEASALLTRAAAADEQARDGEWSAYAAGLAGRVAILRGEHRAAARLLSTCLWMLRDVGYTDPAMFLADADLVESLAWAGQPDQAEAALADAWSKVETQGRPVVALGLHRATAVLTAVAGDARAAADTLRAQLSTDHPYPLELARTWFTLGVLERRARRKAAAREALAESLRRFTTAGCTPWMDRVAVELSKLDTQDAPLTDLENQIVSQLREGATNRQIATALHLSVKAVEANLTRIYRKLGVRNRADLSV comes from the coding sequence ATGGCGGCCATCCCCCCGGTGCTGGGCCGGACCCAGGTGATCGCGCGCTGCCAGGCCGCGCTCGCCGACGGCGGCGGTGTCCTGCTGCACGGACCCGCGGGCATCGGCAAGTCCCTGCTGCTGGACACCCTGGTCGCCTGGTCGGGCGCCGACCTCGTGCTGCGCACCTGCCCGGCCGCCGCCGACCACGACCTCCCGCACGTCGCGCTGTACGACCTGTTCGCCAAGGTCCTGCCCGCCGCCGGGCTGCCACCGCACCTGCGGGCCGCGCTGGACACCGCGCTGCTGCGCGCCGCGCCCGCGCACCCGGTCGACCCGCTCGCGCTGCGGCTGGCCGTGGTCGACCTGCTGCGCGGCCTCGCCGAGCGCCAGTCGGTGCTTCTGGTCGTCGACGACGCGCAGTGGCTGGACAAGGCGAGCGCCGACGTGCTCGAGTTCGCCGCCCGCAGGCTCGCCGAGCACCGGGTGCGGGTCCTGGTGGCCGAACGCGCCGACGGCCCGCCCTCGGTGGCCGGTCTCTCGCCGTCACCGCTGCTGGAGGTCGAAGTCACCGGCATCGACGCCGCCTCGGTCGCCGAACTCCTGCGCACCCGCCTCGTGCGGCCGCTGTCCTCGGCGACGGTCGGCCGTGTAGTCGCGGCCAGCGGCGGCAACCCGTTCTACGCGCTGGAGCTGGGCAGGGCACTGGCCCGCCACGGCGGGTCGATCGCTGTGGACGAGCCGCTGCCGGTTCCGGGCAGGCTCCGCGAACTCGTCATCGACCGCCTCGCACCACTGCCCGAGTCCGCCTGGGACGTCCTGCGCCTGGTGACCGTCGCCGTCCGACCAGGACTGGACCTGCTGCCGCTCGGTGACCCCGGCCTGGCGGCCGCTCGGGCGGCCGGGGTGCTGGTCGCTGACGAGGACGGCACGCTGCGGTTCAGCCACCCGCTGCTCGCCGAGATCATCGCCGCCGAGGCCACGGCGGGGGAGTGGACCTCGGCGCACGCCAGGATGGCGTCCCTGGTGACCGACCCGATCGAGCGCGCCAGGCACCGCGCCCTGGCCACTCCCCGACCGGATGCCCCCATCGCCGCCGAGCTCGTCGAAGCCGCCCGCCTGGCCACCACCCGCGGCGCGCCCGCCACCGCCGCCGACCTGCTGCGCCTGGCCGCGCACCGCACGCCCGCACCGGGCCCGCGGGCCGAGCGCCTCCTCGGTGCCGCCCGCGCCGCTGCCGAGGCGGGCCTCACCGCCGTCGCCGCCGACCTGTGCCGGGCGGTCGCCAGGATCGCCGCGGGGGCGACCAGGGCGTGGGCCAGGCTGCTGCTGTTCGACCTGGCAGGCCGGGACATGGTCGCCTTCTCCGGCCTGCTCGACGAGGTCGCCGCCGACAGCGGTGACGACCCCGCCCTGCGCTGCGCCCTGCTCCTGCGCCGCGCCGAGCTCGCCGCCCACATAGGACGGACCGCCGACGCCCTGGCCCACCTCGACCACGCCGACGCCCTCGCCGCCCGCGCCGACGACCCGACCCTGGTGCTGCGGTCGCTGATCATGCGCATCCCGTTCGCCGCGGCGTCCGGCCCGGACACCGAGACCGACCTGTACCGGCGGTTGGAGCGGCACTGCACGGGTCTGCCGCTGTCCGAACCCGTCGTGTTCGCCAGGGTCTACCTGGCGGTGATCAGCCTCCGCCGTGGCTCGACCGGCCACGCGGTCGAGATGCTGGAACAGTTGCGCCACGAAACCGAGGCCGCCGGTCGAATCCGCGACCTGATCGCCGTGCTCTACTCGCTGACCTCCGCCTACGAACGCGCGGGCCGGTGCGCCGACGCGCGCCGCTCGGCCCTGTGGGGGGCGCGGCTGCGGGTGGACGTCGACCAGCACCCCGGCATCGGCCTGACCATGCGGGCGGTCGCCGAACTCAACACCGGAAGCCTGGACGAAGCGAGCGCCCTGCTGACCCGCGCCGCCGCAGCCGACGAACAAGCCCGAGACGGCGAATGGTCGGCCTACGCCGCGGGCCTGGCAGGCCGGGTCGCCATCCTGCGCGGCGAACACCGCGCCGCCGCCCGCCTCCTCTCAACCTGCCTCTGGATGCTCCGCGACGTCGGCTACACCGACCCGGCGATGTTCCTGGCCGACGCGGACCTCGTGGAATCCCTGGCGTGGGCCGGTCAACCGGACCAGGCGGAAGCGGCACTGGCCGACGCCTGGTCCAAAGTAGAGACTCAAGGCCGCCCCGTCGTCGCCCTGGGCCTGCACCGCGCTACTGCGGTACTCACCGCCGTAGCCGGAGACGCCCGAGCCGCGGCGGACACCCTGCGCGCCCAACTCTCCACCGACCACCCGTACCCGCTCGAACTAGCCCGAACCTGGTTCACCCTAGGCGTCCTGGAACGCCGCGCCCGGCGCAAAGCCGCCGCCCGCGAGGCGTTGGCCGAGTCGCTCCGCCGCTTCACCACCGCGGGCTGCACCCCCTGGATGGACAGGGTCGCGGTCGAACTGTCCAAATTGGACACCCAGGATGCCCCGCTGACCGACCTGGAGAACCAGATCGTGTCGCAGCTGCGTGAAGGTGCTACTAATCGCCAGATCGCCACCGCCCTACACCTGTCGGTGAAAGCGGTGGAAGCCAACCTCACCCGCATCTACCGCAAACTAGGCGTCCGCAACCGCGCCGACCTGTCGGTCTAG
- a CDS encoding M4 family metallopeptidase has translation MSRKGRKALVAAAVAAATAVGAAVIAVTATQAGAAQGQSDALGARVLSPQQRATELDRATAEATSAAKELGLGAKEKLVAKDVVVDNNGSRHVRYDRTYDKLPVVGGDLVVHRAADGRITAVDKASDQTIAVPSVTPTIASTKAAALAPALTAENKDGAAKPELVIYAINRKPVLAYRTTVEGGGAEVVVTDAGTGSLLDRYEKRHKATGNGYHVGTVDISTSSGSGGYTLTDTTRGGTRVLDGNGGSENSPSARATAYTDADNVWGNGQLSNRQTIAVDAYYGLAKTWDFYKNAYGRNGIRNNGQGHTMYVHIGSGLLNAFYDDSCFCMVFGDGSSTNQNTPLTQLDVVGHEMTHGVTAATANLNYSGESGGLNESASDIFGTMVEFSANNANDPADYYIGEKLRMPTGYFRRMDNPAADGNSLSCWRSTAGQVDVHYSSGIGNHWFYLASEGTGNKTIGGLAHSGGTCNSTTFAGIGRDKAAAVFYRALSTYMTSTTNYAGARTATLQAAADLYGTNSQERYLVSVAWAAVSVGTALPPPSTTTTRPTTTTSPTGPTTTTRPTTTTPPTTTTNPPSGNAITNGGFESGQTGWSESAVVTNGTQQAPRSGSYYAWLLGNGRAASEAISQQVKVPSTGAPALRFWLKITTQETGSTAYDVLRVQVNGANLQTYSNANAGTGYVQRTLDMSAYRGQTVTLRFSGVEDAYLATNFLLDDVSLG, from the coding sequence ATGTCACGCAAGGGTCGCAAGGCTCTCGTCGCCGCGGCGGTCGCCGCGGCGACCGCCGTTGGCGCCGCGGTCATCGCGGTGACCGCCACCCAGGCCGGTGCCGCGCAAGGCCAGTCCGACGCACTCGGCGCCCGGGTGTTGAGCCCGCAGCAGCGCGCCACCGAGCTCGACCGGGCCACCGCCGAGGCCACCTCGGCCGCCAAGGAACTCGGCCTGGGCGCCAAGGAGAAACTCGTCGCCAAGGACGTCGTCGTCGACAACAACGGCAGCCGCCACGTCCGCTACGACCGCACCTACGACAAGCTGCCCGTCGTGGGGGGCGACCTCGTGGTGCACCGCGCCGCCGACGGTCGGATCACCGCGGTCGACAAGGCCAGCGACCAGACCATCGCGGTCCCGTCGGTCACGCCCACCATCGCCTCGACCAAGGCCGCCGCGCTGGCGCCCGCGCTCACCGCGGAGAACAAGGACGGCGCGGCCAAGCCCGAACTGGTCATCTACGCGATCAACCGCAAGCCGGTCCTGGCCTACCGCACCACGGTCGAGGGCGGCGGGGCCGAGGTCGTCGTCACCGACGCGGGCACCGGGTCGCTGCTCGACCGCTACGAGAAGCGGCACAAGGCGACCGGCAACGGCTACCACGTCGGCACCGTCGACATCTCCACCAGCTCCGGCTCCGGCGGCTACACGCTCACCGACACCACTCGGGGCGGCACCCGCGTGCTCGACGGCAACGGCGGCTCCGAGAACAGCCCGTCCGCCCGCGCCACCGCCTACACCGACGCCGACAACGTCTGGGGCAACGGCCAGCTCAGCAACCGGCAGACCATCGCCGTCGACGCCTACTACGGCCTGGCCAAGACCTGGGACTTCTACAAGAACGCCTACGGCCGCAACGGCATCCGCAACAACGGCCAGGGCCACACGATGTACGTCCACATCGGATCCGGCCTGCTCAACGCGTTCTACGACGACTCCTGCTTCTGCATGGTCTTCGGCGACGGCAGCTCCACCAACCAGAACACGCCGCTGACCCAGCTCGACGTCGTCGGCCACGAGATGACCCACGGCGTCACCGCGGCCACCGCCAACCTCAACTACTCCGGGGAGTCGGGCGGTCTCAACGAGTCCGCGAGCGACATCTTCGGCACCATGGTCGAGTTCTCCGCCAACAACGCCAACGACCCCGCCGACTACTACATCGGCGAGAAGCTGCGCATGCCCACCGGCTACTTCCGCCGGATGGACAACCCCGCCGCCGACGGCAACTCCCTGAGCTGCTGGCGCTCCACCGCGGGCCAGGTCGACGTGCACTACTCCTCGGGCATCGGCAACCACTGGTTCTACCTCGCCTCCGAGGGCACCGGCAACAAGACCATCGGCGGTCTCGCGCACAGCGGCGGCACCTGCAACAGCACCACCTTCGCGGGCATCGGCCGCGACAAGGCCGCGGCGGTCTTCTACCGCGCTCTGAGCACCTACATGACCTCGACGACCAACTACGCGGGCGCCCGCACCGCCACCCTGCAGGCCGCGGCCGACCTGTACGGCACCAACAGCCAGGAGCGCTACCTGGTCAGCGTCGCGTGGGCCGCGGTCAGCGTCGGCACCGCCCTGCCGCCGCCCAGCACCACCACGACCCGCCCGACCACGACGACCAGCCCGACCGGTCCGACCACGACCACCCGGCCGACCACCACCACGCCGCCCACGACGACCACCAACCCGCCGTCGGGCAACGCGATCACCAACGGCGGCTTCGAGTCCGGCCAGACCGGGTGGAGCGAGTCCGCGGTGGTCACCAACGGCACCCAGCAGGCACCGCGCAGCGGGTCGTACTACGCCTGGCTGCTCGGCAACGGCCGCGCCGCCAGCGAAGCGATCAGCCAGCAGGTCAAGGTGCCCAGCACCGGCGCGCCCGCGCTCCGGTTCTGGCTGAAGATCACCACGCAGGAGACGGGCAGCACCGCCTACGACGTGTTGCGCGTCCAGGTCAACGGCGCGAACCTGCAGACCTACTCCAACGCGAACGCGGGCACCGGCTACGTGCAGCGCACGCTGGACATGTCCGCCTACCGCGGTCAGACGGTGACCCTGCGGTTCTCGGGTGTGGAGGACGCCTACCTGGCGACCAACTTCCTGCTCGACGACGTCAGCCTCGGCTGA
- the glmS gene encoding glutamine--fructose-6-phosphate transaminase (isomerizing): MCGIVGYLGARPATPVLVEGLLRLEYRGYDSAGVAVLRDGGIAVTKTAGRVRDLRDKLTDDPATVGIAHTRWATHGEPSDRNAHPHLDAGLRIAVVHNGIIENAEQLRAQLTADGVELTSDTDTEALAHLIARQEAATLEDAVRAALRGVEGTYGLVVLDRTRPGELVVARNGSPIVLGIGDGEMFIASDVAALVHHTQQVVFLDDGELATVTAAGFRTSTLEARLTSKTPTTVDLAADDYELGGHTDFMRKEMAEQPEAISRALRGRLDERFATAHLGGLGLDPMALRAIKRVKFLGCGSAYYAGQMGATLVEELARIPADAEPASEFRYRNPVVDPDALYVAVSQSGETLDTLAAVQELRRKGGRVIGAVNVVGSAIARECGSGVFLHAGPEVSVASTKALTNMTVSFAMLALLLGRVRDLSAAGGQRIVAGLRALPGQVERVLADDADIARIAKRYANAEHMFFLGRVRGWPVAREGAQKLKEISYVHAEAYQSAELKHGPLALVDAGMPSVVIVPADELLAKNIATIEQVKARGGPVIAVTNAELPAGLADEVIRVPRGEPELDPILLTIPLQLLAYHTASALGRDIDKPRNLAKSVTVE; encoded by the coding sequence ATGTGTGGAATCGTGGGCTACCTGGGGGCCCGCCCGGCGACGCCGGTGCTGGTCGAGGGGTTGCTCCGGCTCGAGTACCGGGGGTACGACTCGGCGGGGGTCGCGGTGCTGCGCGACGGCGGGATCGCGGTCACCAAGACCGCGGGCCGGGTGCGGGACCTGCGCGACAAGCTCACCGACGACCCGGCCACGGTCGGCATCGCGCACACCAGGTGGGCCACCCACGGCGAGCCGTCGGACCGCAACGCGCACCCGCACCTCGACGCCGGTCTGCGGATCGCGGTGGTGCACAACGGGATCATCGAGAACGCCGAGCAGCTGCGGGCCCAGCTGACCGCCGACGGGGTCGAGCTGACCTCCGACACCGACACCGAGGCCCTCGCGCACCTCATCGCCCGCCAGGAGGCCGCCACCCTCGAGGACGCCGTCCGCGCCGCGCTGCGCGGGGTCGAGGGCACCTACGGGCTGGTCGTGCTCGACCGCACCCGGCCGGGGGAGCTGGTGGTCGCCCGCAACGGCAGCCCGATCGTGCTGGGCATCGGCGACGGCGAGATGTTCATCGCCTCCGACGTCGCCGCGCTGGTGCACCACACCCAGCAGGTCGTGTTCCTCGACGACGGCGAGCTGGCCACGGTGACCGCCGCGGGCTTCCGCACGTCCACCCTGGAGGCCAGGCTCACCAGCAAGACGCCGACCACCGTGGACCTCGCCGCCGACGACTACGAGCTCGGCGGGCACACCGACTTCATGCGCAAGGAGATGGCCGAGCAGCCCGAGGCGATCTCCCGGGCGCTGCGCGGCCGCCTCGACGAGCGGTTCGCCACCGCGCACCTGGGCGGCCTCGGCTTGGACCCGATGGCCCTGCGGGCGATCAAGCGGGTCAAGTTCCTCGGCTGCGGCTCGGCCTACTACGCGGGCCAGATGGGGGCGACCCTGGTCGAGGAGCTCGCCCGCATCCCCGCCGACGCCGAGCCCGCCTCGGAGTTCCGCTACCGCAACCCGGTCGTCGACCCCGACGCCCTCTACGTCGCGGTGAGCCAGTCCGGCGAGACCCTCGACACGCTCGCGGCCGTGCAGGAGCTGCGGCGCAAGGGCGGTCGCGTGATCGGCGCGGTCAACGTGGTCGGCAGCGCGATCGCGCGCGAGTGCGGTAGCGGGGTGTTCCTGCACGCCGGACCGGAGGTGTCGGTCGCCTCCACCAAGGCGCTGACCAACATGACCGTCTCCTTCGCGATGCTGGCCCTGCTGCTCGGTCGCGTCCGCGACCTCAGCGCGGCGGGTGGGCAACGGATCGTGGCGGGCCTGCGGGCGCTGCCCGGCCAGGTCGAGCGGGTGCTCGCCGACGACGCCGACATCGCCCGGATTGCCAAGCGCTACGCCAACGCCGAGCACATGTTCTTCCTCGGCCGGGTGCGCGGGTGGCCGGTGGCCAGGGAAGGCGCGCAGAAGCTCAAGGAGATCTCCTACGTGCACGCCGAGGCCTACCAGTCCGCTGAGCTCAAGCACGGCCCGCTGGCCCTGGTCGACGCGGGCATGCCGAGCGTGGTCATCGTCCCGGCCGACGAACTGCTGGCCAAGAACATCGCCACCATCGAGCAGGTCAAGGCGCGCGGCGGCCCGGTCATCGCGGTCACCAACGCCGAGCTGCCCGCCGGGCTGGCCGACGAGGTGATCCGGGTCCCGCGCGGCGAACCGGAACTGGACCCGATCCTGCTCACCATCCCGCTGCAGCTGCTGGCCTACCACACCGCGTCGGCGCTCGGCCGCGACATCGACAAACCGCGCAATCTGGCCAAAAGCGTCACCGTGGAGTGA
- the mug gene encoding G/U mismatch-specific DNA glycosylase has protein sequence MPRPTRAELAAAQDRTIADVLGRRGLEVLFCGINPSLYSGATGHHFARPGNRFWPALHRSGFTPRLLAPHEQHLLPDYGLGVTNLVARATARADELGDDELKAGGDRLRELVAEYRPQVVAVVGITAYRTAFAAPKAVVGAQAELFESVRVWVLPNPSGLNAHYQLDDLAAEFGQLRASLG, from the coding sequence GTGCCCCGACCCACTCGCGCCGAGCTCGCGGCGGCCCAGGACCGGACCATCGCCGACGTCCTGGGCCGCCGCGGGCTCGAGGTCCTGTTCTGCGGGATCAACCCCAGCCTCTACTCCGGTGCCACCGGCCACCACTTCGCCAGGCCGGGCAACCGGTTCTGGCCCGCGCTGCACCGGTCCGGGTTCACCCCGCGGCTGCTGGCCCCGCACGAGCAGCACCTGCTGCCCGACTACGGCCTCGGCGTGACCAACCTGGTCGCCAGGGCCACCGCCCGCGCCGACGAACTCGGTGACGACGAGCTCAAGGCCGGTGGCGACCGGCTGCGCGAGCTGGTCGCCGAGTACCGGCCGCAGGTGGTCGCCGTGGTCGGGATCACCGCGTACCGGACCGCCTTCGCCGCGCCGAAAGCCGTGGTCGGGGCGCAGGCCGAGCTGTTCGAGTCGGTTCGGGTCTGGGTGCTGCCCAACCCGAGCGGGCTCAACGCGCACTACCAGCTCGACGACCTCGCAGCCGAGTTCGGGCAGCTCAGGGCCTCTCTCGGCTGA
- a CDS encoding FAD-dependent monooxygenase, translating to MFDVIVVGCGPTGAMVAAELRLHDVRVLVLEKEFEPVSSFARVVSLHVRSLELMAMRGLLDRLLERGRRRPLAGVFAAIPKPPTGDDYLLGIPQPVIDRLLEEHAAGLGAQVRRGCAVTGLEQDDEGVTVELAGGERLRSRYVVGCDGARSTTRKLLGVAFPGEPSRNDTLMGELAATAPPDAEKLGEIREVHRSFLFNPVGENVYRVVVPAEGVNEDRAEPPTLEDFQKQLLAIAGTDFGIHSPRWLSRFGDASRQVEQYRIGRVLLAGDAAHIHPPAGGQGLNLGVQDAVNLGWKLAAHLRGQAPESLLDTYHAERHPVGADVLNNTRAQVALSSAEPGSRAMRALLSELMDIPEVTRHLTEKIIATGIRYDFGDGPDLLGRRLPDIGLERGTLYDRLRRGRGLVLDRTGRLAVGAWSGRVDLIADPAAAVDVPALLLRPDGYVAWIGQRQSDLDEHLARWFGGIAV from the coding sequence TTGTTCGATGTGATCGTGGTCGGGTGTGGGCCGACCGGGGCGATGGTGGCCGCTGAGTTGCGGCTGCACGACGTGCGGGTGTTGGTCCTGGAGAAGGAGTTCGAGCCCGTCTCGTCGTTCGCGCGGGTGGTCAGCTTGCACGTCCGCAGCCTGGAGCTGATGGCGATGCGGGGCCTGCTGGACCGCCTCCTCGAGCGCGGCAGGCGGCGTCCGCTCGCCGGTGTGTTCGCCGCGATCCCCAAGCCGCCCACCGGGGACGACTACTTGCTGGGCATCCCGCAGCCCGTCATCGACCGCCTCCTCGAAGAGCACGCCGCCGGGTTGGGGGCGCAAGTCCGCCGCGGGTGTGCCGTGACCGGTCTTGAGCAGGACGACGAGGGGGTGACCGTCGAACTGGCTGGTGGGGAGCGACTCCGGTCGCGCTACGTCGTGGGGTGCGATGGTGCTCGCAGCACCACCCGCAAGCTCCTCGGTGTCGCCTTCCCCGGTGAGCCCTCGCGCAACGACACCCTGATGGGTGAGTTGGCGGCCACCGCCCCGCCCGACGCCGAGAAACTGGGCGAAATCCGCGAAGTGCACCGGTCGTTCCTTTTCAACCCCGTCGGGGAAAATGTCTACCGCGTTGTTGTGCCTGCCGAGGGTGTCAACGAAGACCGCGCGGAACCGCCCACTCTCGAAGATTTCCAGAAGCAGCTGCTCGCCATTGCCGGAACTGATTTCGGCATCCATTCCCCGCGCTGGCTTTCCCGTTTCGGCGACGCCAGTCGACAGGTCGAGCAGTACCGGATCGGCCGCGTTCTCCTCGCCGGGGATGCCGCGCACATCCACCCGCCCGCTGGCGGTCAGGGCCTCAACCTCGGTGTCCAAGACGCGGTGAACCTGGGGTGGAAACTGGCGGCGCACCTGCGCGGCCAAGCGCCGGAATCCCTGTTGGACACCTATCACGCCGAACGCCACCCGGTCGGCGCGGACGTCCTGAACAACACCCGCGCCCAGGTCGCGTTGTCGTCGGCGGAACCGGGGTCGCGGGCCATGCGCGCGTTGCTGTCGGAATTGATGGACATCCCCGAGGTCACCCGGCACCTGACCGAGAAGATCATCGCCACCGGTATCCGCTACGACTTCGGCGACGGTCCCGACCTCCTCGGCCGCCGCCTGCCGGACATCGGGCTGGAGCGCGGCACGCTCTACGACCGCCTGCGCCGTGGACGCGGCCTGGTGCTCGACCGCACCGGGCGGTTGGCGGTGGGCGCTTGGTCGGGTCGGGTCGATCTGATCGCCGATCCGGCCGCGGCCGTGGACGTCCCTGCCCTGCTGCTGCGGCCGGACGGGTACGTCGCGTGGATCGGGCAGCGGCAGTCGGACCTCGACGAGCACCTCGCCCGCTGGTTCGGCGGGATTGCGGTGTGA
- a CDS encoding metal-sulfur cluster assembly factor, with translation MTEEVQRGAAGMPTQAPRADVASLDDLEEAMRDVVDPELGINVVDLGLVYDIRVEDDNTATLDMTLTSAACPLTDVIEDQTRAALTGGGLVDDFRINWVWMPPWGPEKITEDGREQLRALGFTV, from the coding sequence ATGACCGAAGAAGTCCAACGCGGCGCAGCGGGCATGCCGACCCAGGCCCCCCGCGCGGACGTGGCGTCCCTGGACGACCTCGAAGAGGCCATGCGGGACGTGGTCGACCCCGAACTCGGCATCAACGTCGTGGACTTGGGGTTGGTCTACGACATCCGCGTCGAGGACGACAACACCGCCACCCTGGACATGACCCTGACGTCAGCGGCCTGCCCGCTGACCGACGTGATCGAGGACCAGACCCGCGCGGCGCTGACCGGCGGCGGCCTGGTGGACGACTTCCGGATCAACTGGGTGTGGATGCCGCCCTGGGGCCCGGAGAAGATCACCGAGGACGGGCGGGAGCAGTTGCGCGCCCTCGGCTTCACGGTCTGA
- the sufU gene encoding Fe-S cluster assembly sulfur transfer protein SufU, with translation MQLQQMYQEIILDHYKNPHGRGLRDPYDAESFQVNPTCGDEVTLRVKLDGPVVADVSYDGQGCSISQASTSVLTDLVVGRPLAEALTKFDAFVELMHGRGTVEPDEDVLEDGIAFAGVAKYPARVKCALLGWMAFKDAAARAEGGPS, from the coding sequence ATGCAGCTGCAGCAGATGTACCAGGAGATCATCCTGGACCACTACAAGAACCCGCACGGCCGCGGCCTGCGCGACCCGTACGACGCCGAGTCGTTCCAGGTCAACCCGACCTGCGGCGACGAGGTCACCCTGCGGGTCAAGCTGGACGGCCCGGTGGTGGCCGACGTGTCCTACGACGGGCAGGGCTGCTCCATCAGCCAGGCGTCCACCTCGGTGCTCACCGACCTGGTGGTCGGCCGCCCGCTGGCGGAGGCGCTGACCAAGTTCGACGCCTTCGTCGAGCTCATGCACGGCCGCGGCACCGTGGAGCCGGACGAGGACGTGCTGGAGGACGGCATCGCCTTCGCGGGCGTGGCCAAGTACCCCGCTAGAGTGAAGTGCGCCCTGCTCGGCTGGATGGCGTTCAAGGACGCGGCCGCCCGCGCTGAAGGAGGACCCTCATGA